A window from Kovacikia minuta CCNUW1 encodes these proteins:
- a CDS encoding DinB family protein, giving the protein MSNPLIAHFQLLAQYNTLANRKLYDACARLTDGERKQIRQAFFKSIHGTLNHILLGDRIWLDRFEGKEVPSTGLDTILYENFDLLRAARVAEDARIENFATHLTDSFLTTALRYQNNQGNCHTDPARLLIAHFFNHQTHHRGQIHNLLSQTAIAPPSLDMHRIVCPHPDSI; this is encoded by the coding sequence ATGTCTAACCCCTTAATTGCCCACTTCCAACTGTTGGCACAGTACAACACGCTGGCAAACCGCAAACTCTACGATGCTTGTGCCAGGTTAACCGATGGGGAGCGGAAGCAAATCCGGCAGGCATTTTTCAAAAGCATTCACGGAACACTCAATCACATTCTGCTGGGCGATCGTATCTGGCTCGATCGGTTTGAGGGCAAAGAAGTTCCCTCAACCGGATTGGATACCATCTTGTACGAAAATTTTGACCTGCTTAGAGCAGCTAGAGTTGCAGAAGATGCCCGCATTGAAAACTTTGCTACCCATTTAACCGATTCCTTTTTGACAACAGCCCTGCGCTACCAAAACAATCAGGGAAATTGCCATACCGATCCAGCGCGGCTTTTAATTGCACACTTTTTTAACCATCAAACCCACCATCGAGGGCAAATCCACAACCTGCTGAGTCAGACCGCGATCGCCCCTCCCAGTCTAGATATGCACCGAATCGTCTGCCCTCATCCTGACTCAAT
- the pdxR gene encoding MocR-like pyridoxine biosynthesis transcription factor PdxR: MQIPLDRQATKPIYLQIHDRVQRLIISGALQPGDRLPSVRELAKEAQVNKLTVIEAYGVLEAEGLIYARQGAGYFVACCPPPPAVTTTFAPAQDVIIPQHQHESFCKSYMTSLRAHRQPDVLDFSSGFPQAFGLEDLQRIARRAMNQVADTLYNYDTPQGQQTLRQQIVQLLIQRGLVVSAEDVIITTGSMQGVSLAMRYHVQPGDWVIVETPTYHGALAILENLGARIVGIPMTREGMNLDLLEQYLKSHHPKLIYTVSTLHNPTGITTSLAHRQRLLELAQHYNCPILEDNAYEGLSFEPPPPPIKALDPQDTVIYVGTFSKTLMAGLRIGYMVVTGRHLQPLIEQKLMDDLHTPTPSQAIVSEYLASGHYRHRLHHLRTWHLQSRNMMLQAMVDHFPQVATWTVPSGGLLLWVQLPANLPIQEVCQTVREQGVLVTPATAFFPDRQGYNAMRLNFSHPPDAIAWGISVLGKELKSYGG; encoded by the coding sequence ATGCAAATTCCCCTTGATCGGCAGGCAACAAAACCGATTTATCTGCAAATTCACGATCGCGTGCAACGTTTGATTATCTCAGGAGCGCTGCAACCCGGCGATCGTCTCCCTTCGGTGCGGGAGCTGGCGAAGGAAGCCCAGGTCAATAAATTAACGGTGATTGAGGCATACGGAGTGCTAGAGGCGGAGGGCTTGATCTATGCTCGCCAGGGAGCGGGGTACTTTGTCGCTTGTTGTCCGCCGCCGCCTGCGGTCACTACAACGTTTGCCCCTGCCCAAGATGTCATCATTCCCCAACACCAGCACGAGTCGTTTTGTAAATCCTACATGACTTCCCTGCGGGCGCATCGGCAACCGGATGTGCTCGACTTTAGCAGCGGCTTTCCCCAGGCATTTGGCTTAGAAGATTTGCAGCGAATTGCCCGTCGCGCCATGAATCAGGTAGCAGATACGTTGTACAACTACGACACCCCCCAAGGACAGCAAACCCTGCGCCAGCAGATCGTCCAATTGTTGATTCAAAGGGGTTTAGTGGTGTCTGCGGAGGATGTGATCATCACAACAGGCTCAATGCAAGGGGTCTCCCTGGCGATGCGCTACCATGTGCAGCCGGGGGACTGGGTCATTGTGGAAACCCCGACCTACCACGGGGCACTGGCAATTTTGGAAAACCTGGGGGCGCGGATCGTTGGTATTCCCATGACCCGTGAAGGGATGAATCTAGACCTGTTGGAGCAATATCTCAAAAGCCACCATCCAAAACTGATTTATACCGTCAGTACGCTCCATAATCCGACCGGAATCACAACCTCTCTGGCGCACCGACAACGGTTGCTGGAGCTGGCACAGCATTACAATTGCCCGATTCTGGAAGATAATGCCTACGAAGGGTTAAGTTTTGAACCGCCACCTCCACCGATTAAGGCACTCGATCCGCAAGATACGGTAATTTACGTTGGCACGTTTTCCAAAACGCTGATGGCAGGGTTACGGATAGGCTATATGGTGGTAACAGGACGCCATCTCCAGCCCTTAATTGAGCAAAAGTTGATGGATGATTTGCATACGCCAACACCTTCTCAGGCGATCGTAAGTGAATACCTGGCATCGGGGCACTACCGCCATCGGTTGCATCACTTGCGAACCTGGCACCTCCAGAGTAGGAACATGATGCTGCAAGCAATGGTAGACCATTTCCCGCAGGTAGCAACCTGGACAGTTCCGAGTGGTGGGTTGCTGTTGTGGGTGCAGTTGCCCGCTAATTTGCCCATCCAGGAAGTTTGTCAAACTGTGCGGGAGCAGGGCGTTTTAGTCACTCCTGCCACTGCGTTTTTTCCCGATCGCCAGGGTTATAATGCAATGCGGCTAAATTTTTCCCATCCCCCCGATGCGATCGCCTGGGGCATCTCGGTGCTTGGCAAAGAATTGAAGTCCTACGGGGGTTAG